GGTCATGTAATGGGATATCATGCTTTTCTCGTCTCAATATGACAGATTATACGGTTACATTTTTCCTATGGAACCCATATAGTCAAGAATATAAGGAGATAAAAGAACTATTGGATTTCTAGGGACCAACTATTTGAGTCCATGACGTGTGTGATTGGTTATTGAAGGTATACATATATACTGTCTTGTGCTCACAAAACCCTAACATCATCACGCAAACAGCTCGTGGAAAAGAAATTTCATCCTTCGATAAAACATTGAAGAGATCAACCGCAGTATCAAGCCTACCAGAAAATATTATCTTCGTTATACTTTCGATGTGACCAGTCAAATCAATCGTGCGATTCAGGTGTGTATCCAAATTCTGGTTAAAAAGTTTAAAGAACCCTGATTTTATCAAGATGCATCTTAATCATGCTgttgtaaataacaactatacTGTCTTTATTGGTGCATCATATAATACAGAACCACCATCTTGTTATTCCATAGATTTCGATGCAGCGTCGGCATCAAACTCAAGTAATAAGGCTGTCAAGATTGATTTGCCATCGACTGTCCAATGCAAACTTCTTACTAGTCGCACGTGTGTTGGTTCATGTGATGGCATATTATGCTTTTCTCGTCAGAATATATTAAACGATTCCATTACAATTTGCTTATGGAACCCATCTACTCAAGAATATAAGGAGATAGTTAAAAAATATGATGGATTTGTTGCGGCATATGGATTCTGTTACGATGGTAAGATTGATGATTACAAGTTGAAACTAATATATGATAAAAACCCTGATTTCTCTGAAATTCAAGCTTACACGCTTGGTTCAAATTCATGGAAGAAAATAGGAAACACTCTTTCTGTATATTACGGTACGTATTCTAGTCATCTTGTAAAAGGAGCAATGCGTTGGTTAGCAAGAAAGGTCATAGTTACCGGTGATCAACCAGCAGTAACTATGGTTATAGTTCCTTTTGATATAGCTGAAGAGACAACCAAGATAATCCAAATACCAAGTTGCTTTTCAGAGTTGAAGATTAAATGCAAATTTAGCAGTAATTCAAGGGTGGGTGTGCTTGGATAAGACCTTTGTCTCTCAGTTCGTGTTTCAGACATATTCGAGTTATGGGTCATGAAGGATTACGGGGTTGTAGAATCTTGGATTAAGGTTTTGTGGATTTCAGAAAAGATTGAAAATATTCATATCTGGAGGACGCTGTCATATTTCAATAAGAACCGTGAGATCCTATTCAGCTGTTCTCGTGTACAAGGCAGATATTTTAAGGGTGGTTTGGTCTCATATGACTTGAGGCATGAGAGATTTAGAAGTTTGAATATCAATGATATGCCGGGAAGTTTTGATCCAGTCTGTGCAGAAACATTTATCGGAAGTCTAGTTTCCCTTAATTCGACTGGGTGAATTAGTCAAAGTCGTGTTCATCAAAAAACAAGAATCAAGTTGATTACAACAAGTGCATGCGCTTAAGTTTCAAACGGAGAATCACCAATCAATGGACATCCATAACTATGTTAATCCATAATTGTATTGTTTTCTATCACTAATGGTCTGAGTTATAACTTTTTAAAAACTGATTCCTCACTGCTATCCTTTATATCTAAGGTGTTAATTTTTCTATATGCATTTCCTCATTAGTCCGTCTTTAAATTTCTTAATGAGTTTTCAACTAACCCTTTGATGGGTCTGAATGTTTAGACTAAGTTGTGAAGGTACAAAACCTGTGTCTTTCAATGACAGACTGCAAACATATATTCTGGACTAAGTTCACATCTAGGTGATTTGTGAGCAATCCTTTTGTCAGCGTTGCCTCCGACATTATCTGACAAGTGGATGCTAATGCCATGCAAGATTTCTATGTCCGGACCTACTCTGGAAAGAAAGATTTAACATATGAATCTCCAAGTCAAGTTCACTCTAGTCTAGTAAATGAATTATACTAGCTCCTGTCTCATTTTTAATCTGGAACAATTTATAGTTCCTAGGTATTGATCTAATTATAATGTCATGCAGTGTTAAGAGTTATATATAgcaatcttcttcatattcatgTCATTTTCTTTTTACTGTTGTTATGTCCCCACTCCACATCATCGAAAATATGGTCCGTTAGATTATCTTTAAAATGGTTTGTCAAACCCTTTTGTTACAAGATCCCTATCATCTATTCAAAATGCAATGAAAACGTTAGAGGAAAACAACCTTTAGATCAAAAAGGCGTTGAAAATTTAGTAATAATAGTCTAAAGAAagtcaaaaaaataaatcaagtagACCATGATGTTCGATTCTTCAATACTTCATAAGTTTTTGTTACTAGGTtttcagaaaaaaagaaagaatttgtTCAGccaaaaatatttgtttttttttttggtgttttacCGAGATAATAATTGTAGATTCATATATATTTGGGAGGATAATCTCGACCATGCTAATTTGGCCAAGCTTTAGATATTGATCGGTGGTACATTATCTCACTCCGAGAGGACCTGAGAGTCTGAGACAGCACACCCTGAACAATAACAGGGTGTCGTTCAAGAGGAGCAGGAGGCCGACTTAAAATCAGTGGCTCGCTTTCCGAAGTAATCAAATAATATGGTTGTCTTCTAGCGATATATTTGTCAATATAAGAATTCAAATGATATAGAGAGATGGGCATGTTGAGATAAAGATAAGTTATCAAGAGAGAATATAAACTTTAGAAACCTAGCTTTCATCTTGTATTTCTCCACTATTAAGTATACACTcaccttgaatctcttgtaagaaCATCATATCTTTAATAAGAAGTATTTGTGAAGATCATAATAGTGTCAAAGTGGTGAATAACATCATTAATGTTTGGGTTGATTCACATAACTTAAGCTTTATGTTATTATCATTACaatgggtgtagttgtgggattttctgGAACtaaattttggcgctagaaacatggaggaTTTATCCTCACCTGCTAGTTATCAACTAGAAATCACCAATTTCCCGAGCTTACTCGTTATTTTCATGTCTATTATCTTTCAACTCATCATGAAACTTTGATAAACATACAACTGCTTCACTCAGAAATTCCGTCAAAACCCGTTCACCAACCAGAAAACTCTGAAGGATATAACATCGAAGTTCTCTAACACAGAGCTTAGTTCAGAAACTCTCAGCATACCTTCACAGAAACTAAATATTCATTAGCAGAATGGTACGAACAGTCTCAAGAGTCGGGCATGTTATCGCTATGCGAAGAAGTAACAGAATAGCAAGCAGAATGGGATTGAGAAATGAAGCAGAGACTTCAGCTGCTGGAGAAAGGCAAGGTGCAGAACGACAGAATCGAAATCGCAGTCTGCTATCATAGGAACAAACCAACAGGACAACAACACTGTCGCCCAAAATCAAACGGTGCAAAACCACAATGAAGAGAGAATCATCTTCGAAGAATGTGTTGTACACACAACTGACACTGAACAATGGAAGATGAAAATCAGGCGATACAAGGTGGAGGCGAAAACCCAGACAACGGGGACAACTTGACCATTCAATAGTTAAGGGAACGAATCGCCCAAGAAAGGAGAATTGAAAGAGAACTGAGGAAAGTACTCGAACGAAGTAGGGGAAGAGATGCAGAATTAGAAGAAGAGCGAGCAAACCTAGCACCACAGAACGCCTTGCTAACAGATGAGAATAACCGATTGAATGGAGACATGCAGGCATGAACTCATACTGGGAAAATAGAAACATAGACGAGTAGAAGTTCATTAAGGCGAAGAAGAGAACATCGTACTCAAAGTAGAGAAGTGCAAATTGTCCGCGAAGAACAAGAACAAGGAGTACGCGAAAGAGAACGGTAAAGGAAAATCACACGTGACATAGAAACAAGGTTAGAGGAACGAGCTGAGAGGATAAGGAATCGAGAACGAAGAAAAATCCCAGAGCACGAACTTCAGAGATATGATGGAAGAAGAGGAATTAGTTAAGAACGCGAAAGTCAAAGGTTTAAGAGAGAAAAAGACCTGGAGCGAGATACTAGAAGGGTGATAGAAAGGAGCATGATAGAACAAAGAGGGTTGAAGGAAATAATGGAGCTAATATAGAAGGAAATAGAACAGATCGGCGCGAATCAAGCTATACTACAACATCTAGAAGAACTCAGATTTGCGATGAAGAACATTAATAGAAGGGGAGGAGGAAAGATGAAGTTGACATAAGCCATAGAAGAGGCAGAAAGGTCACCATTTTCGCATGAGATACTACAAGCGCCCATTCCCGCCAAATGACCCTTCTTGTATTCTCCAGCATCTTCGATGGAACGGGAAATGCGGTACAACACATGAAAGCCTACAATCTCACACTGATGCCATGGGACCAGCACCAAGCAGTACTGTGCAAATATTTTCCGGCGAGCTTGACAGGAGAGGATTTACCGCGGTTTGAAAATTTGTACAAAGGATCAGTAACCTCATTCGCACAATTGGGAAAGCTATTCTTGGAAAATTACATAACTAACAACCGAACCAAGGCGGGCACCGAAAACACGTTTCACATAAAAATGCCTGGGGAAAGCTTGCGAATCTTGACTATGCGAttgagaaccatgtgtagtgaatcAGCAGGAGAAGTATCGAAGCGACACCTGATCCTTGCCTTCATCAATGCTTTATATGCCACAATTCTCTTATATGTAGAGATATTCTGACATAGACACTCAATTGACATGCAAGAATTGAGGGAGTACCAGGAGGAATTTATCACATTGgaagaaaaacaaagagaaatGGAAATCAACACAACTGCAATAACAGCCGCGAAAGCAGGGAGTGAGACACTCTTACCGCGAATTACATGCAATGTGGAAAGTACCCTAGCCCTTGGAGACAGAAGACCAGTAAAGACAAGCACAACGAAAGAGGTAGATTTGTCAAGTAAGAACGAAGAATGGTCCCTAAGGGAGTTTGAATATAGAGCTCACGCATACAATTATCCAGCAATGAGGTACGACAATCAGGGAGGAAGATATAAAAATGATCGAAGAACAGGGTAAAATAACACCAAAGATTTGACGGAAGACCCTATAACCCACCGTTTGAAGATGTCAAACTCCCAAGATTGAACACCCCAATAGAAAAAATATGGGATGCGGTCGTGCTAACTGAAGAAATACCAGTACCTGGAAATATAAGGCGAGAACCTCCACATGGAAATAGAAGTGGCGAGTATTGTATATACCATCGGTTCCATGGCCACAGCACTGCGAGCTGCAGAAACGTGCGAAAATTCTTATTGGAATTAATCGAAAAAGGAAGACTGAACCATTTTCTGGAAGCAAGTGAATTACCAAgggcaccaccaccacaaccacaagCAGTCATACATCGCATTGAGATCGGACAAAACTCGAGGAAGATAAATTCAATTATCCACTCCCCTAAAGACATCAGTAACTTCCATGATAATGTACTAAGCCGAGTATACAAAATAGATCGTAATGGTGAAAAAATA
Above is a genomic segment from Papaver somniferum cultivar HN1 chromosome 10, ASM357369v1, whole genome shotgun sequence containing:
- the LOC113316621 gene encoding F-box/kelch-repeat protein At3g06240-like, which codes for MHLNHAVVNNNYTVFIGASYNTEPPSCYSIDFDAASASNSSNKAVKIDLPSTVQCKLLTSRTCVGSCDGILCFSRQNILNDSITICLWNPSTQEYKEIVKKYDGFVAAYGFCYDGKIDDYKLKLIYDKNPDFSEIQAYTLGSNSWKKIGNTLSVYYGTYSSHLVKGAMRWLARKVIVTGDQPAVTMVIVPFDIAEETTKIIQIPSCFSELKIKCKFSSNSRVGVLG